A region of Candidatus Leptovillus gracilis DNA encodes the following proteins:
- a CDS encoding DUF951 domain-containing protein, which yields MYIEIHVGDVVRLRKPHPCGSFDWDVVRIGADIGLVCQKCGRRVLLPRGEFNKRLKTILQHAPQDPPENE from the coding sequence ATGTATATTGAAATTCACGTGGGCGATGTGGTGCGCCTGCGCAAACCCCACCCTTGCGGGAGCTTTGATTGGGACGTGGTCCGTATTGGCGCAGACATTGGCCTGGTATGCCAGAAATGTGGCCGGCGCGTGCTGCTGCCACGCGGTGAATTTAACAAGCGCCTCAAAACTATCTTACAACACGCGCCTCAAGACCCGCCCGAAAACGAATGA
- a CDS encoding site-2 protease family protein, which translates to MLGLDAATLIARAIVLLVAFTIHELAHAVTADRMGDPTPRRMGRITLNPLAHLDPVGTILLLVSGFGWAKPVMVNPMNFRGNPRTGMAIVAAAGPLSNVIMAVLFALPFQLGLVGFSAFGGSSVLPSLGELLFQFVWINLILAFFNLIPIPPLDGFKILMGILPPDMASRLWPLEQYGFLILMFAIFILPMLGINLISNLIMVPSSMLLSFLIGL; encoded by the coding sequence ATGTTAGGTTTAGACGCCGCCACCCTGATTGCGCGAGCTATCGTGCTGCTGGTGGCTTTTACCATTCATGAATTGGCCCACGCTGTCACCGCCGACCGCATGGGCGACCCCACGCCGCGCCGCATGGGGCGTATCACCCTCAATCCATTGGCCCACCTGGACCCCGTCGGCACAATTTTACTGCTGGTCTCTGGCTTCGGCTGGGCCAAACCGGTGATGGTGAACCCGATGAATTTTCGCGGCAACCCACGCACTGGCATGGCAATTGTCGCCGCGGCTGGCCCCCTTTCTAACGTAATTATGGCCGTCCTCTTCGCCCTGCCCTTTCAATTGGGGCTGGTTGGCTTTTCCGCTTTTGGCGGTTCCAGCGTCTTACCTTCTTTGGGCGAGCTGCTCTTCCAATTTGTCTGGATTAATCTGATTCTGGCCTTTTTTAACCTGATTCCCATCCCGCCGTTGGACGGCTTTAAAATCTTGATGGGCATCTTGCCGCCCGACATGGCCTCCCGCTTATGGCCGCTGGAACAGTATGGCTTCTTGATTCTGATGTTTGCCATTTTCATCCTGCCGATGTTGGGTATCAACCTTATTAGCAATTTGATTATGGTCCCATCTTCCATGCTGCTTTCGTTTTTGATTGGGTTGTAG
- a CDS encoding glycosyltransferase codes for MTTLLGFVYVTAVALLSLFGLMGLYTLWQYGRHRHDAFPCPVVDPETLPPVTVQLPIYNERYVVARLIETAVHLHYPPARLQIQVLDDSTDDTTHLAADLVAGYQAQGVNIQLIHRDNRQGYKAGALAAALHQANGDFIAIFDADFQPPPGFLLQTIPHFLPTPNLGMIQTRWGHLNAEASPLTGAQAIALDKHFAMEQTVRHRANLFPKFNGAGGVWRRACLEDAGGWETDTVCEDLCLSTRAILRRWQFRFLNDVTAPAELPATITAFKIQQARWAKGSTQCLLKFGRQIVSNSGLTPAARLYGLLSMAAYSAHLLLLLLFLLQIPLILGDYRAPSGLLLFSLIAIGQPLLFIWGQQSLYRDWVWRLRYFPTLLIVGVGLAPSNSRAILEVFMRRGHPFLRTPKLGDGRSLGYRLPFDWIIGVELLLAVYAAVGLYLAVSRQNYGPIPFLATCLLGFGSVAYLGLRDFLHHRRQELTANEPAPYHI; via the coding sequence ATGACAACCCTCCTTGGTTTTGTTTATGTCACGGCCGTTGCTCTTTTGTCGCTGTTTGGTCTGATGGGCCTGTACACCCTCTGGCAGTATGGGCGGCATCGCCACGACGCCTTCCCCTGCCCGGTGGTGGACCCGGAAACGCTGCCGCCGGTGACGGTGCAGCTGCCTATTTATAACGAACGCTATGTGGTGGCGCGGTTGATTGAAACGGCCGTACACCTGCACTACCCGCCCGCCCGGCTGCAAATCCAGGTCCTCGATGACTCCACTGACGATACGACCCACCTGGCCGCCGACCTGGTAGCCGGTTATCAGGCGCAGGGTGTCAACATCCAGCTTATCCACCGCGACAACCGGCAGGGATACAAAGCGGGCGCGTTGGCCGCCGCCCTGCACCAGGCCAACGGCGACTTCATCGCCATCTTCGACGCCGATTTTCAACCACCGCCGGGGTTTTTGCTGCAAACCATCCCCCACTTCCTGCCCACGCCAAACCTGGGCATGATCCAGACGCGCTGGGGCCATCTGAACGCCGAAGCATCGCCGCTGACCGGCGCCCAGGCCATCGCCCTGGACAAGCACTTTGCTATGGAGCAGACGGTGCGCCATCGCGCCAACCTGTTTCCCAAGTTCAACGGCGCGGGCGGCGTCTGGCGGCGCGCCTGCCTGGAAGACGCCGGGGGATGGGAGACCGACACCGTCTGCGAAGATTTGTGCCTGAGCACCCGCGCTATTTTACGCCGCTGGCAGTTCCGCTTCCTCAACGACGTGACGGCCCCGGCGGAACTACCGGCGACCATCACCGCCTTTAAAATTCAGCAGGCGCGTTGGGCCAAAGGCTCTACCCAGTGTTTGCTAAAGTTCGGGCGGCAAATTGTGTCTAATTCCGGCCTCACACCGGCGGCGCGGCTGTATGGCCTGTTGTCTATGGCCGCTTATTCGGCCCATTTGCTGCTGCTGCTGCTGTTTTTGCTGCAAATCCCGCTCATTCTCGGCGACTACCGCGCTCCGAGTGGGCTGCTGCTGTTTTCGCTGATTGCCATCGGCCAGCCGCTGCTGTTTATCTGGGGGCAGCAGTCGTTGTATCGGGATTGGGTCTGGCGGCTGCGTTATTTTCCGACGCTGTTGATTGTGGGCGTGGGGCTGGCTCCCAGCAACAGCCGGGCGATTCTGGAGGTGTTTATGCGTCGGGGGCATCCTTTTTTGCGCACGCCGAAGCTGGGCGACGGCCGTTCTCTAGGCTACCGACTGCCTTTTGATTGGATTATTGGTGTGGAACTGCTGCTGGCGGTGTATGCGGCCGTGGGGTTGTATCTGGCGGTGAGCCGACAAAATTATGGCCCTATTCCGTTCCTGGCGACGTGCCTCTTGGGCTTTGGCAGTGTGGCATACCTGGGCCTGCGCGACTTTCTCCACCACCGGCGGCAAGAGCTGACGGCCAACGAGCCTGCGCCATACCATATTTAG